A window of Pantoea agglomerans contains these coding sequences:
- the rhmD gene encoding L-rhamnonate dehydratase, producing MSLPKIKTVRAWFTGGATAEKAAAGADYHDQAGGHWIDDHIATPMSKYPAYEQSRQSFGINVLGTLVVEIEADNGQTGFAISTGGEMGCFIVEKHLNRFIEGRCVSDIRLIHDQMMNATMFYAGSGGIVMNTLSCVDLALWDLFGKVTQLPVYQLLGGAVRDELQFYATGARPDLAQEMGFIGGKLAVQWGPHDGDAGIRKEVARIAHYREACGPDFWLMLDCWMSQDVNFATRLAHACAPYNLKWLEECLPPQQYEGYRQLKRQAPPGMLIASGEHHGTLSSFRTLADTGIDILQPDVGWCGGLTTLVEIAALAKSRGQLVVPHGSSVYSHHAVITFTNSPFSEFLMTSPDCSTLRPQFDPLLIDEPVPTRGRLHKSVLDKPGFGVELNRDGLKRPYTH from the coding sequence ATGAGCTTGCCAAAAATCAAAACCGTCCGCGCCTGGTTTACCGGCGGCGCCACCGCAGAGAAAGCCGCGGCGGGCGCTGACTATCACGACCAGGCGGGCGGCCACTGGATCGACGATCATATCGCCACGCCAATGAGCAAATACCCGGCCTATGAGCAGTCGCGCCAGTCGTTCGGCATTAACGTGCTGGGCACGCTGGTAGTGGAAATCGAGGCTGATAATGGCCAGACCGGCTTCGCTATCTCTACCGGCGGTGAGATGGGCTGCTTTATCGTGGAAAAACATCTGAACCGCTTTATTGAGGGGCGCTGCGTTAGCGATATCAGGCTGATTCACGATCAGATGATGAACGCGACGATGTTCTACGCCGGCTCCGGCGGCATAGTGATGAATACCCTTTCCTGCGTCGACCTGGCGCTGTGGGATCTCTTCGGCAAGGTGACGCAACTGCCGGTCTATCAGCTGCTGGGCGGCGCAGTGCGCGACGAGCTGCAGTTCTACGCCACCGGCGCGCGGCCCGATCTGGCGCAGGAGATGGGCTTTATCGGCGGCAAGCTGGCGGTGCAGTGGGGGCCGCACGACGGCGACGCGGGCATCCGCAAAGAGGTGGCGCGTATCGCCCACTATCGCGAAGCCTGCGGTCCCGACTTCTGGCTGATGCTCGACTGCTGGATGAGTCAGGACGTTAACTTTGCCACCAGACTGGCGCACGCCTGCGCCCCCTACAACCTTAAGTGGCTGGAAGAGTGTTTGCCGCCGCAGCAGTACGAAGGCTACAGGCAGCTGAAACGCCAGGCGCCGCCGGGCATGCTGATCGCCAGCGGGGAACATCACGGCACGCTCAGCTCGTTCCGCACCCTGGCGGATACCGGCATCGATATCCTGCAGCCCGACGTCGGCTGGTGCGGCGGGCTGACCACGCTGGTCGAGATCGCCGCGCTGGCGAAATCGCGCGGCCAGCTGGTGGTGCCGCACGGCTCGTCGGTCTACTCGCACCACGCGGTCATCACTTTTACCAATAGTCCGTTCAGCGAGTTTCTGATGACCAGCCCGGACTGCAGCACGCTGCGCCCGCAGTTCGATCCGCTGCTGATCGACGAGCCGGTGCCGACGCGCGGCCGCCTGCACAAGTCGGTGCTCGACAAACCCGGTTTCGGCGTCGAACTCAATCGCGACGGCCTGAAACGCCCCTATACCCACTAA
- a CDS encoding PLP-dependent aminotransferase family protein, which translates to MPDRCSPSPIQLLSAPLALRGGETLQQQLCLRVKRAILAGQLPAGTRLPATRQLAQDLQVSRNTVINAWTQLQAEGYLISDRQGSRVSPIALPAPAAVDTGSQAPVADRVALLHSGHRYSSEEMPLRAGVPALTHFPFAAWRRALNRVLNDTPQRLLGYGDPLGEMALREALAQHLSLTRGVRCQPQQIVITEGAQQALSLCVTLLSNPGDIGWVEDPGYRGAKSAMLAGNLRVQAVAVDEQGLAPDARLWQSAPPRLIFCSPTHQYPTGAVMSAARRLALLAQAQAHQAWIIEDDYDGDFRYVGEPIGAMQGMTPGAPVIYVGSFSKTLFPALRLGFMVLPATLAVPLRPALHELLRGGNRLEQQALAAFIASGDFMRHLSKMRRLYRQRQQTLRQALQETLGERVPLLGGECGMHLVLRLADEIDDAALAAQLWQAGYAPAALSSYCGEKAPLRGLVLGYGNTSGTQLKAGVRQIHRLLAR; encoded by the coding sequence ATGCCTGACCGCTGTTCGCCCTCCCCCATCCAGCTGCTCTCGGCGCCGCTCGCGCTGCGCGGCGGTGAAACCCTGCAGCAGCAGCTCTGCCTGCGCGTGAAGCGCGCTATCCTTGCGGGTCAGCTTCCGGCGGGCACGCGCCTGCCCGCGACGCGCCAGCTGGCGCAGGATCTTCAGGTGTCGCGCAATACGGTGATAAACGCCTGGACGCAGCTGCAGGCGGAAGGCTATCTGATCAGCGATCGCCAGGGCAGCCGCGTCAGTCCGATTGCCCTGCCCGCGCCCGCCGCGGTCGACACCGGCAGCCAGGCGCCGGTGGCCGACCGCGTGGCGCTGCTGCACTCCGGCCATCGCTACAGCAGCGAAGAGATGCCGCTGCGCGCCGGCGTGCCTGCGCTGACCCATTTCCCCTTCGCCGCCTGGCGACGCGCGCTTAACCGCGTGCTGAACGACACGCCGCAGCGCCTGCTGGGCTATGGCGATCCGCTGGGCGAGATGGCGCTGCGTGAAGCGCTGGCGCAGCATCTCAGCCTGACGCGCGGCGTGCGCTGCCAGCCGCAGCAGATCGTGATCACCGAGGGGGCGCAGCAGGCGCTGTCGCTCTGCGTCACCCTGCTCAGCAACCCCGGCGATATCGGCTGGGTAGAGGATCCCGGCTATCGCGGCGCGAAATCCGCCATGCTGGCCGGCAATCTGCGCGTGCAGGCGGTGGCGGTGGATGAGCAGGGACTGGCGCCTGACGCCCGGCTGTGGCAGAGCGCTCCGCCGCGCCTGATCTTCTGTTCGCCAACCCATCAGTACCCTACCGGGGCGGTGATGAGCGCGGCGCGACGGCTGGCGCTGCTCGCCCAGGCACAGGCGCATCAGGCGTGGATTATCGAGGATGACTACGACGGCGATTTTCGCTACGTCGGCGAGCCGATCGGCGCGATGCAGGGCATGACGCCCGGCGCGCCGGTGATCTATGTCGGCTCGTTCAGCAAAACGCTGTTTCCGGCGCTGCGGCTGGGCTTTATGGTGCTGCCTGCGACGCTGGCGGTGCCGCTGCGCCCGGCGCTGCACGAGCTGCTGCGCGGCGGCAACCGCCTTGAACAACAGGCGCTGGCCGCCTTTATCGCCAGCGGCGACTTTATGCGTCATCTCAGCAAGATGCGTCGGCTTTACCGTCAGCGGCAGCAGACGCTGCGGCAGGCGCTGCAGGAGACGCTGGGTGAGAGGGTCCCGCTGCTGGGCGGGGAGTGCGGCATGCATCTGGTGCTGCGGCTGGCGGATGAGATCGACGACGCGGCGCTGGCGGCGCAGCTGTGGCAGGCGGGCTACGCGCCCGCCGCGCTCTCCAGCTACTGCGGGGAGAAGGCGCCGCTGCGCGGGCTGGTGCTGGGCTACGGCAACACCAGCGGCACCCAGCTTAAAGCGGGCGTGCGGCAGATCCATCGCCTGCTGGCGCGCTGA
- a CDS encoding IclR family transcriptional regulator produces the protein MLEITPVPALTRGIAILNFIAQHGPCSAAEIIDGLTLPKSSAYLLLAELKKQRLITVDRHDRYRLWTRLVEFAGHALEKMDLREIARPRLTRLMQESNLLCHLGIIDGGHACYILKLESPATISVRSHEGKSLSLHRSGIGKCLLAWQPAEEQAQIISQLRFVAVTPTSIRSAEALLTELARIRRQGWSFDNGEDYPDVRCVAAPIFDARRQLVAAISLVGTRLQIDDDNRDYLAGRALACARDISYALGWRSPAESFAS, from the coding sequence ATGCTGGAAATAACCCCTGTACCCGCACTTACCCGCGGCATCGCCATCCTCAACTTTATCGCCCAGCATGGCCCATGCAGCGCGGCCGAGATTATCGACGGCCTGACGCTGCCAAAGAGCAGCGCCTATCTGCTGCTGGCCGAGCTAAAGAAGCAGCGCCTTATCACGGTGGATCGCCACGATCGCTACCGCCTGTGGACACGGCTGGTGGAGTTTGCCGGGCATGCGCTGGAGAAGATGGATCTCCGCGAGATCGCCCGTCCGCGCCTGACGCGGCTGATGCAGGAGAGCAACCTGCTTTGTCATCTCGGCATTATCGATGGCGGGCACGCCTGCTACATCCTGAAGCTGGAGTCTCCCGCCACCATCAGCGTGCGATCCCATGAGGGCAAAAGCCTGTCGCTGCACCGCTCCGGTATCGGTAAATGCCTGCTCGCCTGGCAGCCCGCCGAGGAGCAGGCGCAGATCATTAGCCAGCTGCGCTTTGTCGCCGTTACGCCAACCTCCATTCGCAGCGCAGAGGCGCTGCTTACCGAACTGGCGCGCATCCGGCGCCAGGGCTGGAGCTTCGATAACGGGGAGGATTATCCCGACGTACGCTGCGTCGCCGCGCCGATCTTCGACGCCCGTCGCCAGTTAGTTGCCGCTATTTCGCTGGTCGGCACGCGGCTGCAGATCGATGACGACAACCGCGACTATCTGGCTGGCCGGGCGCTGGCCTGCGCGCGCGATATCTCTTACGCCCTGGGCTGGCGCAGCCCGGCGGAATCTTTCGCTTCTTAA
- a CDS encoding LacI family DNA-binding transcriptional regulator, which produces MTNQKARIKAPTVADVARAASVSKAQAARALGGYGAVSEEVQTRVNQAAAALGYRPNEVARTMNTGRSNTIGVIVGDIENPHFGLALRGMADVARQAGFHLLLGNSDEKLQAEQDAVRVMLEKRVDGIIVAPSHSARDKNDHLLQVLEEGRALRLFDRAVIDLNVEAICCDFTAVAREATQRLLAAGHERIAYITSMELEDAYRDASDFGLTPVAQRVGGMMEAFAAAGRTCDTSLIQANAGSDAQIARIVESLWQRSAPPTALIASDSLVAMSLLRAVAQRGLRIPQDLSFIMYDNFPWSEIVAPPLTVVAQPVYEMGREAARRLIADIRGERIGPLPAFGAELILRQSIAAPAQ; this is translated from the coding sequence ATGACCAATCAGAAAGCACGCATTAAAGCGCCCACCGTCGCCGACGTCGCCCGGGCGGCCAGCGTATCGAAAGCGCAGGCGGCAAGGGCGCTCGGCGGCTACGGCGCCGTCAGCGAAGAGGTCCAGACCCGAGTCAACCAGGCCGCGGCAGCGCTGGGCTATCGGCCCAACGAGGTGGCGCGCACCATGAATACCGGCCGATCCAACACCATCGGCGTGATCGTCGGCGATATCGAGAACCCGCACTTCGGGCTGGCGCTGCGCGGCATGGCCGACGTGGCGCGCCAGGCGGGCTTTCACCTGCTGCTGGGCAACAGCGATGAAAAGCTGCAGGCGGAGCAGGATGCGGTACGCGTGATGCTGGAGAAGCGGGTCGACGGCATCATCGTCGCGCCCAGCCACTCGGCGCGCGACAAAAATGATCATCTGCTGCAGGTGCTGGAGGAGGGACGCGCGCTCAGGCTGTTCGATCGTGCGGTTATCGATCTTAACGTAGAGGCGATCTGCTGCGATTTCACCGCCGTGGCGCGCGAGGCGACGCAGCGGCTGCTGGCGGCCGGACATGAGCGCATCGCCTATATCACCAGCATGGAGCTGGAGGATGCCTACCGCGACGCCTCGGACTTTGGCCTGACGCCGGTGGCGCAGCGTGTGGGCGGCATGATGGAGGCTTTTGCCGCGGCCGGTCGGACCTGCGATACCTCGCTGATCCAGGCCAACGCCGGCAGCGATGCGCAGATCGCGCGTATCGTCGAATCGCTGTGGCAGCGCAGCGCGCCGCCGACCGCGCTGATCGCGTCGGACAGCCTGGTCGCCATGTCGCTGCTGCGCGCCGTGGCGCAGCGCGGGCTGCGCATTCCGCAGGATCTCTCTTTCATCATGTATGACAACTTTCCCTGGAGCGAAATTGTTGCGCCGCCGCTGACGGTGGTGGCGCAGCCGGTTTATGAGATGGGCCGCGAGGCGGCGCGCCGCCTGATCGCCGACATTCGCGGCGAGCGCATCGGCCCGCTGCCCGCTTTCGGCGCCGAGCTTATCCTGCGGCAGTCTATCGCCGCGCCCGCTCAGTAG
- a CDS encoding MFS transporter, whose translation MNSLVQQAVRKNRARLIPFMLMLYVLAFLDRANIGFAKQAYQLDTGLSNEAYALGAGIFFVVYALFGVPANLLMRRFGARSWIGGTTLLWGLLSAAMAFADSEAKFLLVRTLLGAAEAGFFPGMIYLTSQWFPQQQRASVMGLFYMGAPLALTFGSPLSGALLEMHGFLGHPGWFWMFMIEGLMAVAAGLFTFAWLDNSPAQARFLSGEEKAALQQQLASEEQQKPTSRLRDALRQGRVWHLALIYMTIQIAVYGLIFFLPSQVAALLGTKVGFVASLVAAIPWIAALFGTWLIPRYADRRGERRPIAAVTLLAAAAGIGISGLVSPVLAIVALSVAAIGFIAVQPVFWTMPTQLLSGSALAAGIGFVNLFGAVGGFLAPLIRVNAESLFNSGSAGLLVLAAIAATGALMIFGLTPDSRTALASPAKH comes from the coding sequence ATGAACAGTCTTGTACAGCAGGCGGTGCGCAAAAACCGCGCCCGCCTGATCCCCTTTATGCTGATGCTCTACGTGCTGGCGTTTCTCGACCGCGCCAATATTGGCTTCGCAAAACAGGCCTACCAGCTGGATACCGGCCTGAGCAACGAGGCGTACGCGCTGGGGGCGGGCATCTTCTTTGTGGTCTATGCCCTGTTCGGCGTGCCCGCCAATCTGCTGATGCGCCGCTTCGGCGCACGCAGCTGGATCGGCGGCACAACGCTGCTGTGGGGGTTGCTCTCCGCGGCGATGGCCTTTGCCGATAGCGAGGCGAAATTCTTGCTGGTGCGCACGCTGCTCGGCGCGGCGGAGGCGGGCTTTTTCCCCGGCATGATCTACCTCACCTCCCAGTGGTTTCCGCAGCAGCAGCGCGCCAGCGTGATGGGGCTGTTCTATATGGGCGCGCCGCTGGCGCTGACCTTTGGCTCGCCGCTTTCTGGCGCCCTGCTGGAGATGCACGGCTTTCTCGGCCATCCGGGCTGGTTCTGGATGTTTATGATTGAGGGGCTGATGGCGGTGGCCGCCGGGCTGTTTACCTTTGCCTGGCTCGATAACAGCCCGGCGCAGGCGCGTTTTCTCAGCGGCGAGGAGAAAGCGGCGCTTCAGCAGCAGCTGGCGAGCGAGGAGCAGCAAAAGCCCACCTCGCGGCTGCGCGACGCCCTGCGCCAGGGACGCGTCTGGCATCTGGCATTGATCTACATGACCATCCAGATTGCGGTCTATGGCCTGATCTTCTTTTTACCCTCGCAGGTCGCTGCGCTGCTGGGCACCAAAGTCGGCTTTGTCGCGTCGCTGGTGGCCGCTATTCCCTGGATCGCCGCGCTGTTTGGCACCTGGCTGATCCCCCGCTATGCCGATCGCCGCGGTGAACGTCGCCCGATCGCCGCGGTAACGCTGCTGGCCGCCGCCGCGGGTATCGGCATCTCGGGCCTGGTGTCGCCGGTGCTGGCGATCGTGGCGCTGAGCGTGGCGGCCATCGGCTTTATCGCCGTGCAGCCGGTGTTCTGGACTATGCCGACGCAGCTGCTTTCCGGCAGCGCACTGGCGGCCGGTATCGGTTTCGTCAATCTGTTCGGCGCGGTGGGCGGCTTTCTGGCGCCGCTGATCCGCGTCAACGCCGAATCGCTGTTTAACAGCGGTAGCGCCGGGCTGCTGGTGCTTGCCGCTATCGCCGCCACAGGCGCGCTGATGATTTTCGGCCTGACCCCTGACTCTCGCACTGCGCTGGCATCGCCAGCTAAACATTAA
- the yfaU gene encoding 2-keto-3-deoxy-L-rhamnonate aldolase, whose protein sequence is MQDPLPNPFKAGLARGETQLGLWLSSTSSYLAEIAATSGYDWLLIDGEHAPNTVQDLYHQLQAIAPYRSQPVIRPVEFQQALIKQVLDIGARTLLVPMIDSAEQARALVAATRYPPVGTRGVGAAVARAARWGRVENYMARADEELCLLIQAESKTAIDNLDALLEVEGVDGIFIGPADLSASLGYPDNAAHPEVQQVIEQSIRRIRKAGKAAGFLAVDQDMAQRAISWGANFIAIGVDTMLYTDALDQRLALFRQQATGAPRASY, encoded by the coding sequence ATGCAGGATCCCTTACCTAACCCGTTTAAAGCCGGTCTGGCACGCGGCGAAACCCAGCTCGGCCTCTGGCTAAGCAGCACCTCCTCCTATCTGGCTGAGATCGCCGCCACCAGCGGCTATGACTGGCTGCTGATCGACGGCGAGCATGCGCCAAATACGGTGCAGGATCTCTATCACCAGCTACAGGCGATTGCGCCCTACCGCAGCCAGCCGGTCATCCGGCCGGTAGAATTTCAGCAGGCGTTAATTAAACAGGTTCTTGATATCGGCGCACGTACGCTGCTGGTGCCGATGATCGATAGCGCTGAGCAGGCGCGGGCGCTGGTGGCGGCGACGCGCTATCCGCCCGTCGGCACGCGCGGCGTCGGGGCTGCCGTGGCGCGGGCGGCGCGCTGGGGACGAGTAGAAAACTATATGGCGCGCGCCGATGAGGAGCTTTGCCTGCTGATCCAGGCGGAGAGCAAAACCGCAATTGATAATCTCGATGCGCTGCTGGAGGTGGAAGGCGTCGACGGTATCTTTATCGGCCCGGCGGATCTCTCCGCCTCGCTGGGCTATCCCGACAACGCCGCCCATCCCGAGGTACAGCAGGTGATTGAGCAAAGCATTCGCCGCATCCGCAAGGCGGGCAAAGCCGCCGGTTTCCTGGCGGTCGATCAGGATATGGCGCAGCGGGCGATAAGCTGGGGCGCGAACTTTATCGCCATCGGCGTTGACACCATGCTCTATACCGACGCGCTGGACCAGCGGCTGGCGCTGTTTCGCCAGCAGGCCACAGGCGCGCCGCGCGCCAGCTACTGA
- a CDS encoding GNAT family N-acetyltransferase — MPHTTNEYGQPVGLPLTDWQPRPLPQRETLEGRYCRLEPLSVAQHGEALRAAYALAQDGRDWTYLFAGPFADEAQWLSYAQQMESSRDPLHFAVIDLESGRAAGTLALMRIAPEHGVIEVGHVAFSPLLKRTRQATEAHFLLMRYAFEQLGYRRYEWKCDSLNAPSRRAAARLGFQYEGAFRQAIVYRGRTRDTHWFSIVDSEWPQVKQGFLRWLAADNFGADGQQRETLEALRQRP, encoded by the coding sequence ATGCCGCACACCACCAATGAATATGGTCAGCCGGTCGGCCTGCCGTTAACGGACTGGCAGCCGCGTCCGCTGCCGCAGCGCGAGACGCTGGAGGGCCGCTACTGTCGTCTTGAGCCGCTCAGCGTGGCGCAGCACGGCGAGGCGCTGCGCGCCGCCTATGCGCTGGCGCAAGATGGCCGCGACTGGACCTATCTGTTCGCCGGGCCCTTTGCCGACGAGGCGCAGTGGCTCAGCTATGCGCAGCAAATGGAAAGCAGCCGCGATCCGCTGCACTTCGCGGTGATCGATCTGGAGAGCGGACGCGCGGCAGGCACGCTGGCGCTGATGCGCATCGCGCCCGAGCACGGCGTAATTGAAGTGGGGCACGTCGCCTTTTCGCCGCTGCTGAAGCGTACGCGCCAGGCGACCGAGGCGCATTTTCTGCTGATGCGCTACGCCTTCGAACAGCTCGGCTATCGCCGCTACGAGTGGAAGTGCGACAGCCTGAACGCCCCCTCGCGCCGCGCCGCCGCCCGGCTCGGTTTTCAGTATGAGGGGGCGTTTCGTCAGGCGATCGTCTACCGCGGCCGCACGCGCGATACCCACTGGTTCTCGATCGTCGACAGCGAATGGCCGCAGGTGAAGCAGGGCTTCCTGCGCTGGCTGGCGGCGGATAACTTCGGGGCCGACGGGCAGCAGCGCGAAACCCTGGAGGCGCTGCGCCAGCGGCCCTGA
- the opgB gene encoding phosphatidylglycerol--membrane-oligosaccharide glycerophosphotransferase, whose translation MSECVSVALFLAAIAVYSWKAGRHKLWFSFVLLLLVLFVLLNATLFASNYFTGDGINDAVLYTLTNSLTGAGVSKYVVPAIGLLLVLFLLICLLSWLLRRHERPHHLGWSLLAVACAAGSVQTTPAFRQVASLVASHTRLADSDFDSYYKVPQKVISNPQLNLVYIYGESLERTYFDEQVFPGLAPELSQEKAQSLDFSETVQLPGTDYTIAGMVASQCGIPLFAPFDGNASAALSSFYPQNVCLGDILKNSGYENWFIQGADLRFAGKDVFLTSHGFDPANMVGSQQLKDSVADPAYRNNWGYYDDTVMDEVFEKYEALSRQQKRFALFALTVDTHHPDGFVSRSCQRKSYSYEGKPNQSFSAVACSQEHVARLIARIKASPYFKNTVIVVTSDHLAMNNTAHPYLIKQPRRDLFMVIRGDRPQAEVIDQPRSTLDNGATVLDILGGDKAIGLGRSSLAGTTLTGQFADFKSHITRWKADIIQLWNFPKKLDRFVIDTAKNSFSFSGATFRLPILFRVAENHVEPLPEGEYAAPLRYQLADFTASEKFVWVDRCFRMARLWQPELALSTDFCVAMGQLGGQPSVARIDKAQWKGQAQFPQSVLSTANYQRNEALLRVEDNDIRYDADRFLFAVPGAPASVKRFSGISRWENWGRWSNANLAPAVSIEYVDPLPARFDMVITARAFGPNAHRPIPVRVGDSEQLLTLGEDLSTTTLHFTNPAGERTLTIAPPEPQQSNLGNITGQDPRRLGIGMVDIRIVPQS comes from the coding sequence TTGTCCGAATGTGTCTCAGTGGCGCTGTTTCTGGCCGCCATTGCCGTTTACTCGTGGAAAGCCGGCCGCCATAAATTGTGGTTCTCCTTTGTGCTGCTTCTGCTGGTGCTGTTTGTCCTGCTGAACGCGACACTCTTTGCCAGCAACTACTTCACCGGCGATGGCATTAACGACGCGGTGCTCTACACCCTGACCAATAGCCTGACCGGCGCGGGCGTCAGTAAATATGTGGTGCCCGCTATCGGGCTGCTGCTGGTGCTCTTTTTGCTGATCTGCCTGCTGAGCTGGCTGCTGCGGCGCCATGAGCGGCCGCACCATCTCGGCTGGAGCCTGCTGGCGGTGGCCTGCGCCGCAGGATCGGTACAGACCACCCCGGCGTTTCGCCAGGTCGCCAGCCTGGTCGCCTCGCACACCCGGCTGGCCGACTCCGACTTCGACAGCTACTACAAAGTGCCGCAAAAGGTCATCAGCAACCCGCAGCTCAATCTGGTCTATATCTATGGCGAAAGCCTGGAGCGCACCTACTTTGACGAGCAGGTTTTCCCCGGCCTGGCGCCGGAGCTGAGTCAGGAAAAGGCGCAGAGCCTGGATTTCAGCGAGACCGTGCAGCTGCCCGGCACCGACTATACCATCGCGGGCATGGTGGCTTCGCAGTGCGGCATTCCGCTGTTCGCCCCTTTCGACGGTAACGCCTCTGCCGCGCTCTCCAGCTTCTATCCGCAAAACGTCTGCCTTGGCGATATTTTGAAAAACTCCGGCTATGAGAACTGGTTTATTCAGGGCGCGGATCTGCGCTTTGCCGGTAAAGACGTTTTTCTGACCTCGCACGGCTTCGATCCGGCCAATATGGTGGGATCGCAGCAGCTGAAAGATAGCGTCGCCGATCCAGCCTACCGCAACAACTGGGGCTACTACGACGATACGGTGATGGATGAGGTGTTTGAGAAATATGAGGCGCTGTCGCGTCAGCAGAAGCGCTTCGCCCTGTTCGCCCTGACCGTGGATACGCACCATCCCGACGGTTTTGTGTCGCGCAGCTGCCAGCGCAAAAGCTACAGCTACGAGGGCAAGCCTAACCAGTCCTTCAGCGCAGTGGCCTGCTCGCAGGAGCATGTGGCGCGGCTGATCGCCCGCATCAAGGCGTCGCCCTACTTTAAAAACACGGTGATCGTGGTGACCTCAGATCATCTGGCGATGAACAACACCGCCCATCCCTATTTGATCAAACAGCCGCGTCGCGATCTCTTTATGGTGATCCGCGGCGATCGGCCGCAGGCGGAGGTGATCGACCAGCCGCGCAGCACGCTGGATAACGGCGCGACGGTGCTCGATATCCTCGGCGGCGATAAAGCGATCGGCCTCGGCCGCAGCAGCCTCGCGGGAACAACGCTGACGGGCCAGTTCGCTGATTTTAAGTCCCATATCACCCGCTGGAAGGCGGATATTATTCAGCTGTGGAACTTCCCGAAAAAGCTCGATCGTTTCGTTATCGATACGGCGAAAAACAGCTTCAGCTTTTCCGGCGCCACCTTCCGGCTGCCGATCCTGTTCCGCGTCGCCGAAAACCACGTCGAGCCGCTGCCGGAGGGGGAATATGCCGCGCCGCTGCGCTACCAGCTGGCGGATTTTACCGCCAGCGAGAAGTTCGTCTGGGTCGATCGCTGCTTCCGTATGGCGCGGCTGTGGCAGCCTGAGCTGGCGCTCTCCACCGACTTCTGCGTGGCGATGGGACAGCTTGGCGGCCAGCCGAGCGTTGCGCGTATCGACAAAGCGCAGTGGAAAGGCCAGGCGCAGTTTCCGCAGAGCGTGCTGAGCACCGCCAACTACCAGCGCAATGAGGCGCTGCTGCGCGTTGAAGATAACGATATCCGCTACGATGCCGACCGCTTTCTGTTCGCCGTGCCGGGCGCGCCGGCCAGCGTGAAGCGCTTCAGCGGCATTTCGCGCTGGGAAAACTGGGGACGCTGGTCCAACGCCAACCTGGCACCGGCGGTCAGCATTGAATATGTCGATCCGCTGCCGGCGCGCTTTGATATGGTGATCACCGCGCGCGCCTTCGGGCCTAACGCGCACCGCCCGATTCCGGTGCGCGTCGGCGATAGCGAGCAGCTGCTGACGCTGGGCGAGGATCTCTCCACCACCACGCTGCACTTCACCAATCCGGCGGGCGAGCGTACGCTGACCATCGCGCCGCCGGAGCCGCAGCAGAGCAATCTGGGCAATATTACCGGCCAGGATCCGCGGCGGCTCGGCATCGGCATGGTGGATATCCGCATCGTGCCGCAGAGCTAG
- a CDS encoding tautomerase family protein — MPLLQFDVIQGRSEAELRTLLDAAHRAVLTAFQVPARDRYQIVHENKACNMFFQDTGLGFSRSDNLVMVRVYTSPRSAEQKQRFMAELARELRESSGVQGHDLMISFITNDKGDWSFADGEAQYLTGRL; from the coding sequence ATGCCGCTACTGCAATTTGATGTGATACAGGGCCGTTCCGAAGCTGAACTGCGCACCCTGCTCGATGCGGCGCACCGCGCGGTGCTGACCGCCTTTCAGGTGCCGGCGCGTGACCGTTACCAGATTGTTCACGAAAACAAGGCGTGTAATATGTTTTTCCAGGATACCGGCCTCGGCTTTAGCCGCAGCGATAACCTGGTGATGGTACGCGTCTACACCAGCCCGCGCAGTGCGGAACAAAAGCAGCGCTTTATGGCAGAGCTGGCGCGCGAGCTGCGCGAAAGCAGCGGCGTGCAGGGCCACGATCTGATGATCAGCTTTATTACGAACGACAAAGGCGACTGGAGCTTCGCCGACGGCGAGGCGCAATACCTTACCGGTCGGCTTTGA